In Rhineura floridana isolate rRhiFlo1 chromosome 6, rRhiFlo1.hap2, whole genome shotgun sequence, one genomic interval encodes:
- the LKAAEAR1 gene encoding protein LKAAEAR1, giving the protein MSKGEAIQRKKATMRFKKPSILCETNKMTPEQTARYLAFADPSDPKVKAMLAAVLMKDRVLVKEQEKETEQKNLVGVLKAAEARNRLRNARLQYQNLRAQEINFLISFQRNAKGAVRLEVFLPPRKNLRKLADCMNTVQRGRIEEILADETGEIFIRRP; this is encoded by the exons ATGTCTAAAGGTGAAGCTATTCAGAGAAAAAAGGCGACCATGCGATTCAAGAAGCCTTCCATCTTGTGCGAAACAAACAAAATGACTCCAGAACAGACAGCACGCTATTTGGCTTTTGCTGATCCAAGTGACCCTAAGGTGAAAGCCATGTTGGCTGCGGTCCTCATGAAGGACAGGGTGCTCGTCAAGGAGCAGGAAAAAGAGACAGAACAGAAAAATCTCGTTGGGGTCCTCAAGGCCGCCGAGGCTCGGAACCGCCTTCGGAACGCAAGGCTCCAGTATCAGAATCTGAGG GCACAAGAGATCAACTTCCTGATATCCTTCCAGAGGAATGCTAAAGGTGCTGTTAGACTGGAGGTCTTCCTTCCGCCCAGGAAGAACCTTAGAAAATTAGCAGACTGCATGAACACAGTTCAG AGGGGCCGGATTGAAGAGATACTGGCGGATGAGACTGGTGAGATATTTATCCGAAGGCCCTGA